Proteins from a single region of Chlamydia buteonis:
- the glgB gene encoding 1,4-alpha-glucan branching protein GlgB, with the protein MVERILNSEDVSLLISGRQSNPHKFLGIVSENSSQDRIILFRPGAHSVVVELQGNIAHAKHHHSGIFSLTAPKGTLPQDYRIYHQNGLLAHDPYAFSPLWGEVDSFLFHQGTHYKIYERMGAIPYDVQGISGVLFVVWAPHAQRVSVVGDFNFWNGLVNPLRKVSDLGVWELFIPGLEEGTLYKWEIVSSSGEVLIKTDPYGKSFDAPPHATSRVVHSDRYTWHDAQWMEKRKNREDQPLAIYEVHVGSWQWHDGRPLGYRELAKKLASYCKEMHYTHVELLPVTEHPLNESWGYQVTGYYAPTCRYGSPEDFQFFVDHLHSENIGVILDWVPGHFPTDGFALAHFDGEALYESIEHKEPLHPHWHTYTFDYRCNEVVNFLLGSALFWLDKMHIDGLRVDAVTSMLYLDYGRQEGEWSPNIHGGRENLHAIEFIKHFNSVVHREFPGVLTFAEESTDFPKVTKAVAQGGLGFDYKWNLGWMHDTFRYIKVDPMFRSYHHNDLTFTLWYAFNERYLLPLSHDEVVHGKGSLLQKMPGDAWTKFAHMRLLLSYQICQPGKKLLFMGGEFAQGKEWAPDSSLDWHLLDNSYHASLHRCVARMNALYCDLPYFWKGDGKQESFLWVDFKDTENNVIAYYRFSGEDRSSALLCIHHFSSGYFPSYVLHCQGINACQLLFNSDDISFGGSGKGNRQPVLCMDQHFSWGMDIELPPLATLIFYVGFVNKQSPI; encoded by the coding sequence GGGGATATTTTCTTTAACTGCTCCCAAGGGGACTCTCCCTCAGGATTATCGTATCTATCATCAAAATGGCCTATTAGCTCACGATCCTTATGCGTTTTCTCCTTTGTGGGGAGAAGTAGATTCTTTTTTATTTCATCAAGGCACGCATTATAAGATTTACGAACGTATGGGAGCGATTCCCTATGATGTTCAGGGAATTTCGGGGGTGCTTTTTGTTGTTTGGGCTCCGCATGCACAACGCGTATCTGTTGTTGGTGATTTTAATTTTTGGAATGGTCTTGTTAATCCTTTGCGCAAAGTCTCTGATTTAGGAGTTTGGGAGTTATTTATCCCGGGTCTTGAAGAAGGAACTCTTTATAAATGGGAAATTGTTAGCTCTTCTGGAGAGGTGCTTATCAAAACTGACCCTTATGGGAAAAGTTTTGATGCTCCTCCTCATGCAACATCTCGCGTTGTGCATAGTGATCGCTATACATGGCATGACGCCCAGTGGATGGAAAAGCGTAAAAACAGAGAAGACCAGCCCCTAGCAATTTATGAGGTGCATGTAGGTTCATGGCAGTGGCATGATGGTAGACCCTTAGGATATCGGGAGTTAGCAAAGAAACTCGCTTCCTATTGCAAAGAAATGCATTATACGCATGTTGAGCTATTACCAGTTACAGAACATCCTTTAAATGAATCTTGGGGATATCAAGTAACAGGATACTACGCACCTACATGTCGGTATGGATCACCAGAAGATTTTCAGTTTTTTGTGGACCACCTCCATAGTGAAAATATAGGGGTGATTTTAGATTGGGTGCCTGGGCACTTCCCAACGGATGGCTTTGCTTTAGCTCATTTCGATGGAGAAGCTCTGTATGAATCTATAGAACATAAGGAGCCATTGCATCCCCATTGGCATACGTATACTTTTGATTATCGCTGCAATGAAGTTGTGAATTTCCTTTTAGGCAGCGCTCTATTTTGGTTAGATAAAATGCACATAGATGGTTTACGTGTCGATGCTGTAACCTCAATGTTGTATTTAGATTATGGCCGTCAAGAAGGAGAGTGGTCTCCAAATATCCATGGAGGTAGAGAGAATCTTCATGCTATCGAGTTCATAAAACACTTTAATTCTGTAGTGCATAGGGAATTCCCCGGGGTATTGACATTTGCTGAGGAATCTACAGATTTCCCGAAAGTGACCAAGGCGGTAGCCCAAGGAGGGTTAGGGTTCGATTATAAATGGAACTTAGGTTGGATGCACGATACCTTTCGTTATATTAAGGTCGATCCTATGTTTCGTTCATATCACCATAATGATCTGACCTTTACCCTTTGGTATGCCTTTAACGAAAGGTACCTACTTCCTCTTTCTCATGATGAGGTTGTCCATGGTAAAGGTAGCCTTTTACAAAAAATGCCTGGCGATGCATGGACAAAGTTTGCTCACATGCGTTTGCTTTTAAGCTATCAAATATGCCAGCCGGGGAAGAAACTTCTTTTTATGGGTGGGGAATTTGCTCAAGGAAAAGAATGGGCTCCGGATAGCTCTTTAGATTGGCATCTGTTAGATAACTCCTATCACGCTTCTTTACACAGGTGCGTAGCACGGATGAACGCTTTATATTGTGACCTTCCTTATTTTTGGAAAGGAGACGGTAAGCAAGAGTCTTTCCTTTGGGTAGACTTTAAAGATACTGAAAATAATGTCATAGCTTACTACAGATTTTCAGGAGAAGATCGTAGTAGCGCTTTACTGTGTATCCACCATTTTAGTTCGGGATATTTTCCTTCTTACGTTCTACATTGTCAGGGCATTAATGCCTGCCAACTCCTTTTTAATAGCGATGATATTAGCTTCGGGGGTTCAGGGAAAGGCAACCGTCAGCCAGTTCTTTGTATGGATCAGCACTTCTCTTGGGGGATGGATATCGAGCTTCCTCCACTAGCAACTTTGATTTTTTATGTTGGTTTTGTAAATAAACAATCCCCTATTTAA